In Saccharothrix violaceirubra, the following are encoded in one genomic region:
- a CDS encoding DUF2017 family protein: MDVFDVPESDCFDAVRAVDGIVVRMSATVATVLAHRIGDLLRYLEHGVLPDTRWRRGRTDPARARMFGDIHEGRAQSRRFREEYRDRLCDTGPALRVLERCQGVSPFVLRPAEVDDWVATIGLPGRRRHPRGERDDVNWFGIIVTALVVAADPGLFAGPPVTG, encoded by the coding sequence ATGGACGTCTTCGACGTGCCGGAGAGCGACTGCTTCGACGCCGTGCGTGCCGTGGACGGCATCGTGGTCCGCATGTCGGCCACCGTGGCGACGGTCCTGGCGCACCGGATCGGCGACCTGCTGCGGTACCTGGAGCACGGCGTCCTGCCCGACACCCGGTGGCGTCGTGGCCGCACCGACCCGGCCCGGGCGCGGATGTTCGGCGACATCCACGAGGGACGCGCCCAGTCCCGGCGCTTCCGGGAGGAGTACCGGGACCGGTTGTGCGACACCGGTCCCGCGCTACGGGTGCTCGAACGCTGCCAGGGCGTGTCGCCGTTCGTGCTCCGACCGGCCGAGGTGGACGACTGGGTGGCGACCATCGGGTTGCCGGGTCGCCGTCGCCACCCGCGCGGCGAACGCGACGACGTCAACTGGTTCGGGATCATCGTGACCGCCCTGGTGGTCGCCGCCGACCCCGGTCTGTTCGCGGGACCGCCCGTCACCGGGTGA
- a CDS encoding PadR family transcriptional regulator, giving the protein MKVTKDLVAASATPMVLGILAVEDSYGYAILKRINELSGGELEWTEGLLYPLLHRLERLGHVESDWRSVAGERRRKYYRITPDGLAELAEQRRQWETVVDTLKGIWPGPITIPLGGTA; this is encoded by the coding sequence GTGAAGGTCACGAAGGATCTGGTGGCCGCGTCGGCCACCCCGATGGTGCTGGGCATCCTGGCCGTGGAGGACAGCTACGGCTACGCGATCCTCAAGCGCATCAACGAGTTGTCCGGCGGCGAGCTGGAGTGGACCGAGGGCCTGCTCTACCCGCTGCTGCACCGGCTCGAACGGCTCGGGCACGTGGAGTCGGACTGGCGGTCGGTCGCGGGGGAGCGGCGGCGCAAGTACTACCGGATCACGCCGGACGGCCTGGCCGAACTCGCCGAGCAGCGCCGCCAGTGGGAGACGGTCGTCGACACGCTCAAGGGGATCTGGCCCGGTCCGATCACGATCCCGCTCGGGGGCACGGCATGA
- a CDS encoding M6 family metalloprotease domain-containing protein: MYLTRGRLLATVVLSVAALAVGTAQATPPPAEHPWQYDHWPQQQPWQQERDAARTTAQGGVPGPLDPQDWVNPDHMTWERDYRKIPGTDWADPAKKGSTRTFKGALVLLDYPNQPFVVTQPQHSTVFGNPGAEAHDVPRSEVAAFYRDFLNKPGALNRGHTVHEYWMEDSGGRYGVDLTSFGPYTLPGKDHEYGMEFQSGTGCPAGDRCDRNMRTDGRAAWTADVGSTVPAGFDFVYYLSAGQDETSTWQEFGMMKFPTKEAVTDPYGPPDESLPNWSRTRYVDWTSWASGSTMWPNAAAGSSTQAESSGQGVYAHELSHLLGIGDNYNNPFANPPRRDYNGIWDMLSRGAFNGPGGPHSRWVIPATAGASMGAQHMLRNKIKLGIVDERNVLRLSREALATSGVVTATVTARSVQPGPRGLSGVNVVLDADRTPACDPRVDPYCDGGGYRNYTVEVVDRMGVDSFTPDAGVLLAKTKDEDQAPFAWVVDANPQDIGMTDYVLPDGTKVPITIGDYRQLADALFHAGTDSGSEYEYVDRANRLHFYVVDVERDRQGILSYTVAIRSLDGAGPQKRGVRLLPTAARASHHGVATCDFRLLNTARKAGSPDGHPEDVAQYLDGDVYRLKATSTAGWSVTLPNALAAAKNGRQVEVPVHAKRTDGSRTGKITLTATSESDPAKSSTTTCTVSSR; the protein is encoded by the coding sequence ATGTACCTCACCCGTGGACGCCTGTTAGCCACCGTGGTCCTCTCGGTCGCGGCCCTGGCCGTCGGTACCGCGCAGGCCACTCCGCCGCCGGCGGAACACCCCTGGCAGTACGACCACTGGCCGCAACAGCAGCCGTGGCAGCAGGAACGCGACGCCGCGCGCACCACCGCCCAGGGCGGCGTCCCCGGCCCGCTCGACCCGCAGGACTGGGTCAACCCGGACCACATGACCTGGGAGCGGGACTACCGCAAGATCCCCGGGACCGACTGGGCCGACCCCGCCAAGAAGGGGTCGACGCGCACGTTCAAGGGCGCGCTCGTGCTGCTCGACTACCCGAACCAACCGTTCGTCGTGACCCAGCCGCAGCACTCGACGGTGTTCGGCAACCCCGGCGCCGAGGCACATGACGTCCCGCGCTCCGAGGTGGCGGCGTTCTACCGCGACTTCCTCAACAAACCCGGCGCCCTCAACCGCGGGCACACCGTGCACGAGTACTGGATGGAGGACTCGGGCGGGCGCTACGGCGTCGACCTGACCTCGTTCGGCCCGTACACGCTGCCGGGCAAGGACCACGAGTACGGCATGGAGTTCCAGTCGGGCACCGGGTGCCCCGCCGGCGACAGGTGCGACCGGAACATGCGCACCGACGGGCGTGCCGCCTGGACCGCCGACGTCGGGTCGACCGTGCCCGCCGGTTTCGACTTCGTCTACTACCTGTCGGCCGGTCAGGACGAGACCAGCACGTGGCAGGAGTTCGGGATGATGAAGTTCCCGACCAAGGAGGCGGTGACCGACCCCTACGGCCCGCCCGACGAGTCGCTGCCGAACTGGTCGCGCACGCGGTACGTGGACTGGACGTCGTGGGCGTCCGGTTCGACGATGTGGCCCAACGCGGCGGCCGGGTCGTCCACCCAGGCCGAAAGCTCCGGCCAGGGCGTGTACGCGCACGAGCTGAGCCACCTGCTGGGCATCGGCGACAACTACAACAACCCGTTCGCCAACCCGCCGCGCCGGGACTACAACGGCATCTGGGACATGCTGTCGCGCGGTGCCTTCAACGGGCCGGGCGGACCGCACTCCCGCTGGGTGATCCCGGCGACCGCCGGCGCGTCCATGGGCGCGCAGCACATGCTGCGCAACAAGATCAAGCTGGGTATCGTCGACGAGCGCAACGTCCTGCGCCTGTCCCGCGAGGCCCTGGCCACGTCGGGCGTCGTGACCGCCACCGTGACCGCCCGCAGCGTCCAGCCCGGCCCCCGGGGCCTGTCGGGCGTGAACGTCGTGCTCGACGCCGACCGGACACCGGCGTGCGATCCCCGCGTCGACCCGTACTGCGACGGCGGCGGGTACCGCAACTACACGGTCGAGGTCGTCGACCGCATGGGCGTGGACTCGTTCACGCCGGACGCGGGCGTGCTGCTGGCCAAGACGAAGGACGAGGACCAGGCGCCGTTCGCCTGGGTCGTGGACGCCAACCCGCAGGACATCGGGATGACCGACTACGTGCTGCCCGACGGCACCAAGGTCCCGATCACCATCGGCGACTACCGGCAACTCGCCGACGCCCTGTTCCACGCGGGCACGGACTCGGGCAGCGAGTACGAGTACGTGGACCGGGCCAACCGCCTGCACTTCTACGTGGTGGACGTCGAACGCGACCGGCAGGGCATCCTGTCCTACACGGTGGCGATCCGTTCCCTGGACGGCGCCGGGCCGCAGAAACGCGGTGTCAGGCTGCTGCCCACCGCCGCGCGGGCGTCCCACCACGGCGTGGCGACGTGCGACTTCCGGCTCCTGAACACCGCCCGCAAGGCGGGGTCGCCCGACGGTCACCCCGAGGACGTCGCCCAGTACCTCGACGGCGACGTCTACCGGCTCAAGGCCACGTCGACGGCGGGGTGGAGCGTCACGCTGCCCAACGCGCTGGCCGCGGCGAAGAACGGTCGTCAGGTGGAGGTGCCCGTCCACGCCAAGCGGACCGACGGGTCCCGGACCGGCAAGATCACCCTGACCGCCACGTCGGAGAGCGACCCCGCCAAGTCGTCCACCACGACCTGCACGGTGTCATCCCGCTGA
- a CDS encoding snapalysin family zinc-dependent metalloprotease: MLRLKSLPLLLALAVGLVAAPTATAAPTATAAPRQAVRTIYYDSSRAAELASQVEEAVKIWNAGVTSVRLVKGSGGVTVTTAQNGSAPGTASCVGCTRGQIYFYRNQITQSGAAPLRVVVHEFGHILGLNHPQDIGNCDKVMAGGRCANPNPNAAELAAVQRYWGGFRVEGSTVPEEQGVHEAAAA, from the coding sequence ATGCTCCGACTGAAATCGCTTCCCCTCCTGCTCGCCCTCGCCGTCGGACTGGTGGCCGCGCCGACGGCGACCGCCGCGCCGACGGCGACCGCCGCGCCGCGGCAGGCCGTGCGGACCATCTACTACGACTCGTCCCGCGCCGCCGAGTTGGCGTCGCAGGTCGAGGAGGCCGTGAAGATCTGGAACGCGGGCGTCACCAGCGTGCGCCTGGTCAAGGGCTCCGGCGGGGTCACGGTGACCACGGCGCAGAACGGGTCCGCGCCGGGCACCGCGAGCTGCGTGGGCTGCACCCGCGGTCAGATCTACTTCTACCGCAACCAGATCACCCAGTCCGGCGCGGCGCCGCTGCGGGTCGTCGTGCACGAGTTCGGCCACATCCTCGGCCTGAACCACCCGCAGGACATCGGCAACTGCGACAAGGTCATGGCCGGCGGCCGGTGTGCCAACCCGAACCCGAACGCGGCCGAACTCGCGGCCGTGCAGCGGTACTGGGGCGGCTTCCGCGTCGAGGGCTCGACCGTGCCCGAGGAGCAGGGCGTGCACGAGGCAGCCGCGGCCTGA
- a CDS encoding permease prefix domain 1-containing protein, translating into MSDDIEAQFAQWRDFVRRRPELRPADVAELEDHLRGSVEELRAAGLSGDEAFLVAVKRMGSLDEISREFAREHSDRLWKQLVLTGPTPTRSRAGLVAMVVCAAGAALSIKVPALFGVDIDHDAEAYLPNFALFTLPWLAGFLAWRRQAPRIVLGVLAVVFALGAVAANAYPLAETSQSLIVSSVHLPIALWFAVGLAYVSDDPRSPRRRMDFVRFTGEWFVYYVLIALGGGVLVAFTVGTLNAIGVNPEYFVTQWLVPCGAMAAAVVAGWLVEAKQSVVENIAPVLTRLFTPLFTVALLAFLVALGLTGGGIDVQRQVLILFDLLLVVVLGLLLYSISARDPLAPPGVFDRLQLALVLSALAIDVVVLLEVAGRITEFGTTPNKAAALGENVILLANLGWSAWLVLGLVRRRTPFAALERWQTAYLPVFAGWAWLVVLVFPPVFGFV; encoded by the coding sequence ATGAGCGACGACATCGAGGCCCAGTTCGCCCAGTGGCGAGACTTCGTGCGTCGCCGCCCGGAGCTGCGGCCGGCCGACGTGGCGGAACTCGAGGACCACCTGCGCGGCTCCGTCGAGGAACTGCGCGCCGCCGGGCTCAGCGGCGACGAGGCGTTCCTGGTCGCGGTCAAGCGCATGGGCAGCCTGGACGAGATCTCGCGCGAGTTCGCCCGCGAGCACTCCGACCGGCTGTGGAAGCAGTTGGTGCTGACCGGCCCGACCCCGACCCGGTCGCGGGCCGGTCTGGTGGCGATGGTGGTCTGCGCGGCCGGCGCGGCGCTGTCGATCAAGGTGCCCGCGCTGTTCGGCGTCGACATCGACCACGACGCCGAGGCCTATCTGCCCAACTTCGCGCTGTTCACACTGCCGTGGCTGGCCGGCTTCCTGGCCTGGCGCCGACAGGCGCCCCGGATCGTGCTCGGCGTGCTGGCGGTGGTGTTCGCGCTCGGCGCGGTCGCCGCCAACGCCTACCCGCTCGCGGAGACGTCCCAGTCGCTGATCGTGTCGAGCGTGCACCTGCCGATCGCGCTGTGGTTCGCGGTCGGCCTGGCCTACGTGTCCGACGACCCGCGCTCGCCGCGGCGGCGCATGGACTTCGTCCGCTTCACCGGCGAGTGGTTCGTCTACTACGTGCTGATCGCCCTGGGCGGCGGCGTGCTCGTCGCGTTCACCGTCGGCACGCTGAACGCGATCGGCGTGAACCCGGAGTACTTCGTCACGCAGTGGCTGGTGCCGTGCGGCGCGATGGCCGCCGCGGTCGTGGCCGGGTGGCTGGTCGAGGCCAAGCAGAGCGTCGTGGAGAACATCGCCCCGGTGCTCACCCGCCTGTTCACCCCGTTGTTCACGGTCGCGCTGCTCGCCTTCCTGGTCGCCCTCGGCCTGACCGGCGGCGGCATCGACGTCCAGCGCCAGGTGCTGATCCTGTTCGACCTGCTGCTGGTCGTGGTGCTGGGTCTGCTGCTGTACTCGATCTCCGCGCGCGACCCGCTGGCACCGCCCGGCGTGTTCGACCGGCTGCAACTGGCGCTGGTGCTCAGCGCGCTGGCCATCGACGTGGTGGTGCTGCTGGAGGTCGCCGGGCGGATCACCGAGTTCGGCACGACGCCCAACAAGGCCGCCGCGCTGGGCGAGAACGTGATCCTGCTGGCCAACCTCGGCTGGTCGGCGTGGCTGGTGCTCGGTCTGGTCCGCCGGCGTACGCCGTTCGCCGCGCTCGAACGGTGGCAGACCGCCTACCTGCCGGTGTTCGCCGGCTGGGCGTGGCTCGTCGTGCTGGTCTTCCCGCCGGTGTTCGGTTTCGTCTGA
- a CDS encoding SDR family oxidoreductase yields MRVVVIGGTGLIGSKVVAWLEGRGHDAVVAAPSTGVNTITGKGLTEVARGADVLVDVSNSPSFADDDVLAFFRTSTANLIGAAQGSGIGHYVALSVVGADRAPDSGYLRAKAAQEQLIRDSRLHHSLVLATQFYEFAAGIADAATTDGVVRLPPGAVRPVAAADVADLVARTAVGPPLDGVVEIGGPEVFGLDTWIRTFLAAKGDPRTAVTDPRARYFGTVPDERTLVPGPGAVTGRVRLADWLAG; encoded by the coding sequence ATGCGGGTGGTCGTGATCGGCGGCACGGGTCTGATCGGGTCGAAGGTCGTCGCCTGGCTCGAGGGTCGCGGGCACGACGCGGTGGTCGCGGCGCCGTCGACGGGCGTGAACACCATCACGGGCAAGGGACTGACCGAGGTCGCGCGCGGTGCGGACGTCCTGGTGGACGTGTCGAACTCGCCGTCGTTCGCGGACGACGACGTGCTCGCGTTCTTCCGCACCTCCACCGCCAATCTGATCGGCGCCGCCCAGGGCTCCGGTATCGGGCACTACGTTGCGCTGTCGGTGGTGGGCGCCGACCGGGCGCCGGATTCGGGCTACCTGCGGGCGAAAGCGGCCCAGGAGCAACTGATCCGCGACTCCCGGCTGCACCACTCGCTCGTGCTGGCCACCCAGTTCTACGAGTTCGCCGCCGGGATCGCGGACGCCGCGACCACCGACGGTGTCGTGCGGCTGCCGCCCGGCGCCGTCCGGCCGGTGGCCGCCGCCGACGTGGCCGACCTCGTCGCCCGCACGGCGGTCGGCCCGCCGCTCGACGGCGTGGTGGAGATCGGCGGTCCCGAGGTCTTCGGCCTGGACACCTGGATCCGCACCTTCCTGGCGGCGAAGGGCGACCCGCGGACCGCGGTGACCGATCCGCGGGCCCGGTACTTCGGCACGGTTCCCGACGAGCGGACGCTGGTGCCCGGTCCGGGTGCGGTGACCGGCCGGGTGCGACTGGCGGACTGGCTCGCGGGCTGA